The DNA region GGGAAGTACACCAAGGTGCAAGTCCGCGTGGACTCGAAGGTCCGGGACGTCGAGCACGGGACGAAGAAGAGCACGGGGATGTTCCATTATACGTTCCTGGTGGACCGTGATGTGCAGGTTATGCCGAAGGAGTATGGGGAGTTTATGATTTGGACGGATGCGAGGAGACGCGCACAGAATGCGGCTGCGATCTTGCCGGGTTCGAAGTATAACACGCTCAGGGTTATTAAGGATAGTGTTACGGAGTGAGCGTAAGCTGTCACAGGTATATAGTTGTTGTACCGAGTTTGTATACCAGTGTAGGAAATGCTATGTACATACATGCCCAATCATGCTATCCTATCCTATCCTATCCATCCTGTCCATCCTACCTATGTCCAAAAAGCCAATCAACTCCAAGAAAGTACAGTAATCAAAACAGTAGACAGAAAAACGAAATTCCCCAAAAACGAGAAAGCCGCCTCTACCAGACTCCTTTTCCATCTCCCAAAAAAGCCAGACAACAGACCCGACCCGAGACGGAACCAAAATATATCATGTCGTGTCATAACTTGTATGTGTTGTTTTTTTGTGTATTTATATTTGTAAATAATTGTCAGCATCCACTGGAAGGGGATGTTTTTGACCCTGAATTCCCAGCCTTGCCATCTTCACTGGCGTTGTTCTTCTCAGGGGGTGCTTCCTCCTTCATGCACGCGTTTTCCAGAATGTTCGTCCACTTTCCGCTAGTTCCTGCATGGCTGTGCTTCAAATGCTGACGGAAGTGATCCGCACGGAAGAACTTCTTTGCGTTGTTGCACTCGCCAAACTTGTGCACTGCAGTCAAGTGCTCAAAGCGACGATCCCAATCAGGCTGTGGCAAGTTAGGGAATTCTTCACCACAGTAGCCGCAGATATCGTGGGATGATGAAGAACTGTTATTGTTGGATTGCGAggaggacgatgaagacgCCGTTGTCGCAGAAGAATGAAAAGCGGCCTGGAAGTTCGGGAGCGCAGCGCAGGACCATGAATGACGACGGAGGTGGAGCGAGTTTTGATGTCGTTCTGCTtcgttcttgttcttgaACCGGTTGTTGCAGAATTGACATGAGTACTGCTTCTCCATCTCGTGGGCCCGAAGTTCGTCTGGGTTGTCGAACTTCTTCGGCTTTTTTGGACAGCAGTCGCAGATGTACAGTCCACTCACCTTGGGACCACCAAGCTTGGGCACGGTCAACGTGTTTTGCAATGATACCTTCCTTGGTGGGGCGGCGCTGGGTGGCTGCAGCGTATCTGAAGTCGCAGGGCGCATCATGGCCGGCCCGGGAAGAGCACCAGGAGAGCTGGGGTTCATGATCGACTTGTCGTGCAACGAATCTAAATCGGAGTTGGGCGAGAGTCCAGGCGATAGTCCACCGGGAGAGGGACGGTCGTATGGAGAAACGCTGGTCATACTGCTAGCACCCACAGAAAGCCCTGCTGACGAATATGATCCGGAAGTGCGGTAACTTATTGAAGATGCCGCTGAATGACTGCCGTGGCTTGGAGTGTAGGTGCTGCTAACCGACAGATTGTTCCCAAACGGATATCCACTCGTTCGACGTTGAGAAAGGTCACCATTGTTAGTAGTCACATGAAGCGAACCTCGATGATCAGCAATAATCTCCCGCGGCGGACTGGATGCTCGTCGTTTCGTGCCGGATCTCATGTGGTCCAAATACGGTGGCGTAGCTTCCCGAACCTGAAACAGTCGCGGTGGTAACGAATCGTCATAGTCACCCTCCACATCCGAAAACGCTCTTTCGTCGTAACTTCCCCGGTTGGATCGACTGGGAAGGCTTAGGGTATCCGGTGTCGTTCTGCCACCACGGCGTCGGTAAGAATAGCCGGCATGATCGTGTTCCACACCTGACGAAGGCGCACTGCTTTCCACACTCGGACTCCGGCAATCGAGATAGTTCCAACCGACCTTGGTACCTGGCGAAATTCCTCCTGCGGAGATGGGGCTGTGCTGCCATTTCACATCGAGCATGGAACCGTCTGAGCCTCCAGGAGAGGGTAAACCGCCAAAAGTGCGAGGCGGAATAGTCAATGTCGAGGTCATTCGACCCTCGTTGATGGATTGGGGTGGCGAGAGCGGTTTCCCAATTTTGGACAAAAGATGTTGGTCATAACTATCTGACGCATCTTTCATGTTCCTTCGAGAAAAGTCGCGTTCACCTTGCAGACTGATTTGGTTAGTCGGCCGGTTGTATATCCATAGATTCAGTAAGCTTACATAGACGCAGGCCCAGGGAGGGGGCCCACGGAGTTGCGAAATCCATCGTCcatcggtggtggtggctcAATTCTGATCTGAGCTTCGGGACTTCTGGGAACAGGCACACGACCTTGGCGCCCCTCTAAATCATCCAACATCATGGAGTCACTGTGCACAGTTGCCTCTGGTCGTCGATTGTGGATATAACCACTAAATAGGCTGGAGCTGGGGCTGATAGGGGCAAGCTTTCTTGTCGACATGGAACCCTGCGAATTGGCATGCACCCAGCCGGCATCGTGGCCGTCCTCCAAATCCGCGAGACGCGACGGCGGAGGCaaaggtggaggaggagaaaagTTGGACATTGATTTGGACGGAATCGGCATAGGActtgaagaggaaaaagggTAGGTTGGCAAGCTCTGGCTGAATCGGTCGATCACACGTGGTTTGTCATAGCCACCGTTCACGTCGTGGATACTGATGGCGGGTGGCGACAAGTGCGGGAATCCCATACTAGGAAGAAGACTTGTCGCACAGAGAAAACAATGAAAAAGGAGCGACAGGGAATCGGAGTGGAACCAGCAATCTCAGGATCAAGTTATGTGCGGTTGTGATAAAAGGTCGTCCCAACTCTCCGCCTCGATACTGCAGAAGCCCGCTTCCGATAGCCGAGTTAGACAGACCAAGTAAAataataaaaagaaaagagagtgAGAAAGCCAGTCCGGCGGCAATAACTAATATAAACAAGGAACGGATCGAGGCGCAATCAGCACGACGGAGAGAAATCAGCCCGACCAGCGATAGGGCTGAGAGGCGAGGGACACAGCAGGGAGTTTGCTGTTGGACGACGTTTTGCCACGACCAGTCGCGTCACACACGTTGAGAAACCGACTGCCATtaattaaaaaaaaaaaaaaaaaacaaagagaCGAGGATCAAGGAATTAGAAGCCACCGGGTGGGGGAAGTCGCTGAGGTAGCGGCAACTCAGCAAATGGAGAGGGACATGATGTTGGAAGATGCAAGTCGTAAGTGTGGGAGTGTGATGGATGCAAGATGGGAATCTGACTGTGATCAGGCTGGGGAAGTGATGACGATAGTATAGCCCGATCTCCTGATGGTAGAAGAGGCAAAACCggggaaggaaaggaatCGACAAGGCGAGTCGCATGTGAAGAGTTGAGGAGAGAGTGGGAGGATGGAGAATGAGGAAGATGCAAGTCAGGTGACCGTAACCAAGAGGGATAACTTTGAAGAGAAAACTGGAACAAAAGAAAGATATGGGGGATATTTGGATATAGTCAAACGTTCAGCGGTTGGTTTAAACTTTGGCAACAATATTGATACAGTAATGTTACAATACACCTTCAAGGGGTCATCGGCAAACACCACGTTTAATGTACGGATACTTGGGTAAACCATCATAAACTCCGGAAGCAAGGCATAGGGCAGCGCAAGGCGAAGAAACATCCGAatacgcatacgacatacgtCAACTGTAATCTCAAGCGGTGAATTCAATACGGGTGGAGTATGGAGAACGAACGAGGCAGTGCTGGCGGTCCACTGCTATCCGCCTTCTGGTTCGCCACGGATCTGGACTCTAGTACtagtatgtacttgtactctgtagaatGAAATATTTCTACAAGTACTCAGTATAGTACTCTATTAAACACTTATATCTGGGGCTAAATTCTGAGTAAATCAGCACTTGACGTACTTGGTACTCCTACAGAAACTGTACAGAATCTGTAATAGTGCGTATTAAAAACTGCATCGAACCAGACCAGGCTGCCCCACCTTTCTTCCTCTGATTGGCTTCCACTGGACCCTCGAGACAGCACTGCCACCGGACCCCGTCGCTTGCTGTCATCAAATACATAATCGCATTTGTCTGAATAGGAGATCCCACGGACAATAATCTCactatactccgtactctgtagagtGCATATTGCTCAGTTGAACGACATTTATTATTCCGTAGAGTACTGCATAGAGCATACACAGTATATGAGATAGCAAAAATAAACTCTGGATAAGCTCATTGTCGCAATCGTCATAAGGTTATCAGCCTTAAGCCTTACGGTTATGGTCTCGTGACTTTCTGGTACGGGGTAACTACGGAGTGCGACTCATGCGCGAACATTAACGCGCATTATTTAGCAAGGCAAAGCAGGCTATCGTTTACTTTCCTTAACCCCGGTACAAGCATACTTGCCTGCTCCTAACTGCTTGTACGTGTGTCTTCCATGAATCAGATAAGCTCCTTCCGCTTTCGGTATCCTCAGCATCAACCCTCAAGTGCGTTCGTAATAAATTAACCATGCCAGGGTCTGCGCTTGGCAGGGTTTAAGCGCCAATCACTGCATATCCATCCCGTTTGGGCGACGCTGTGTATGGAACTGATTATCTCCTCACACTCCTTCCCCATACTAAGCATTATTGCCAGTGGACCAGAAGATCTCACCGGTTACAGCTCGGGTTCACGGAGAAGTAGAATCCCCGAGCATCATCGAGCCAATCATGCCTTGCCCTAAGCCCTACTTGTATTATCGTCACGTGATGGGTTATCACAGCCCAGCCAATCATGTTCATTTTATGCCGACTGCCAGTTTTGGTCGACTACTCTCTTTCGGGAATCCAAGTATTAACCTGACCtcgccatcatcaccatctgaTTAGGCTGCCTCATTCATTCTCATAATGGCTATGAATCAGATTCCCGGTCATAATATTTTCATTGGAGGGTCAGTAGCTTCCTTCGTTTCCGATTGTGCGGGGCTGCGCTGACTGTGATCAGGGTTCTATCACTCAAGAACAAGGCTGCCTTGACCAGAGCAAATATCACTCACCTGGTCTCCGTGCTACGCCTCCAGCAGGCAGATAAAATCCTCCAAGATTATCAGCGTTATAACATTGAGGTAGACGATGTGGACGACGAAAATCTTTTACAGCATTTCCCCGCTGTCATTAAGTTTATCCAGAATGGTTTAGATACCGGGGGAAGCGTTTTGGTTCATTGGTTAGTGTCATCTATATGGTCACGTGTACTTCTCAAGGTGTATTCAGTACTAATAAACGTAGTGCTATGGGGAAATCTCGGTCTGCTACTGTCTGCATAGCCTACTTACTCCACCGTCAGCCCAAGACGCAAACGCCCGAGTCAGCGCTGGCGCTGCTGAGGGAGGCGCGTCCCCTCTGCGAACCAAATGAAGGGTTCATGGAGCAGCTGAGGATCTATCATGAGATGGGCTGTCCTGGTGATGATGTCACCGGGCACCCACTGTACAATCGATGGCTGTACCGTCGTGAAGTTGAAGAAAGCGTTGCATGTGGCCGTGCGCCGGAAATGAGCTCGGTACTGTTTGAAGATGAGCAGCCCCATAAGCCGCAGGATGTTGATCGTACGACCGAAATCAAATGTCGTAAGTGTCGGTATGTTACCCTCTGTTACTTTCGTTTGGATATGAAACTGAATGTAGAAGGCGCATGCTGGCAACCACCCAGTTCATCATTCCACATGAACAACAAAACAACTCGAAACCAAGCACAGAATGTGCTCACGTTTTTTTACATCCCCTGACATGGATGCGTCCCTGTCTCTTCCCAAACACAACACCTTCCTCCGACGCAGTGTACGGTTCGCATCCTGATGATGCGCCATTATCTGGCCGCCTCACTTGCCCCAATAGCGTCTGCGGCCAGAACATCGGCAAGTTTGCCTGGCAGGGGATGCAGTGCAGCTGTGGCAGCTGGATTGTTCCGGCTATTGGGCTCGCCAAGGCTCGAGTTGACGTTGTGAACCGCACTAACTTCGCCGCACGGTCACCGGCTGCTGCATTGGGCATTCGTTTGCCTCCTGGGATGAGGCCAAATGCAAATGCGGTAGATGAAACGGGGAGGGGGAATCTCTAGCACACAGGCACGATACAACTGAaagtttctttccttttttctttcctttctttttttttgtgctTTAAAAATTACAAGTGACAGTTAAGCACCAGCCGCGTCACACCCCAGACTCGAAACTCTATTTGCTAGTGGTCAGATCGAAACGCCTGTTACGTCATGAGCGACTCAGGCATGGTGGTGGACGGGCTGCATTGTGCCGCCACGGTGTTCCGTGCAGATGGAATATGATCCAAGCGCTGACTTGTCGCGCAAAAGCAAGGAGCACTCGGGACCATCCAAGGGGGACTTTACGACGTCTGGCTAGGGCGGGATATGACAATAACCCTTGATCATCACGTTCCAGTCCTTGATCTGCATTCTAGTACTCGTACATCACTGTACTTTAACAGTAGTACAGTTCAGAAAACATGGACAATAACGAGTAGGAACAAAACCCGATCTGCTGCGGAGTAGACCCTGAACTAGTAGGACAGGATTTTGTACTATGGAAATAATCCCATCCTCTATTCTCATTGCATGCCTCGTACAGAGTACCCAAAAAGCCATCAGGAGGCAGGATCAACAAAGCGCAAAGCGCAAAGCGCAAAGCGCAAAGTGCTTACCCCCTCTTACTCTTATTTGCCCTTCCCTTAATGTCCGCCTCTTAACCTGTCTCGCGAAGGGGATTAGGACTAGCGCTGGTTCGGGGGCTGTGCAAGCGGGTAGGCGAGATGAGAGCCAATGGGATACAGGGTATTATTAGGGCCAGGCTGGACGGAGATTGAGCTTCACCGTACTATGTACAAATTACACTCAGAGCCTGGTTCGTTGTGTACTCGTCCTTGTGATCCATGGTACATTCATTACTGACTGTCATTCTATTCAATCTCCATGACTATCTATACAGGTACCAATACAGAACACTTGTATGTACAATACTGTACGGCAGACCCACGGATACTCTTCGATGGGAATTCTAGAAGCCCGGACCAAGAGTGGAGCCCGAGGAACGGTGTTGATTGGATGGAGTGTTTGACATCCAGGATGCCGGTACTGCACTGCCCCATTGCCTTTTTTGGAGCGGGGTTGTGTCTGGATTGTTGATTCTTTGTTCCGTGGTACGACGACATATTCATGTTGGCCAGTGCAGGATAATTTCGCTGAGCTGATCTTGATGTCTACGGAGTATGTATGTATTCTGTATAAGATTGGTATTCGTTACAGGATACAAATCAGTTTACGCTGCATAGATACTAGTGTGGCTCTTACCTTGGCCAGTCTATAGTATAGCCAAGCAGGGGCAGGGATAGGCTTGTTAGTTAGTATTTCTAGTCATTGCAATGCTAAGAATGCCCCCTTCAACTTTATTCCCAATTCTCCCGTGACCCATGGATATCTGTCTACACGATATCAACGTCAAGCTGAGCTGACTGTGATTGCTCTTGCAGATTGCTAGTGCTTACTTACCTCAACTCACTGaggcagcagcagaagcacGGTGTACAGACCCAGTAAACCCGGATGTCTGTTCTCGATCAACCGGGTATGTGCAGTGCAGTACAGTGCAGCAGCACAGCCCTGTGATGTGGTCAAAGGCAATTGCGTCTAGAACAGCGAGTCGGCGTAGCTGGATTCAGAATGAGGCGATGCAGAGCTAGTTGGCCATCTGATATTGCAATCGTCATGGCCTTGAGCTAGATTGTTGTTAGCTCTGGGCCAATACATGAACCCGATGACTCCCGAAGATACATGTAGATAGTCCTTGTATGCTTGTCTGTCCCTCCTCATGTCGTTGAATCAAAGACCCCTCGACGGAACAGACGGGAACAGCGATGGATCCTGCAACCGTTGACGATTGCGCTTGGCCATCTCGATATTACGCAGGCGGTCGACGCGCATTTGATAGAAATTCCTGGCCGTCGTTTAGTACAGTAATGGCTAGACGCGGATCTGGCGGTTGACGTACTTGTGCAGAGAGAATACACGGGGTGAGTCGTCTGTTGATGTGCTCCCTTGTCCTTGTCCCTGTGCCTTTTCTTGCTTCCTCAGGGAATTAATCTTCACCCGTTAGCCGTCGTCTAGTGAGCAGAAACAAGGAAGGAGCACCTTATCGtccctctccttctcatccGATTTGGCATCCTTGTCCTTGTCTgcatctttcttctctttcccgTCCttccccttttctttctccttcttcctctgctgCTTCTCCTCGTACTCCATCTTCACCTTCTCAATCTCCCTCGCCAACGCCTCCTCTTTCCCCTTCGCCTCCGGCCCCGCCGTATCCacaactggagagcagaaaTTGCGATCTTTCAAATGCGCGGGACATATGTAAAAGAAATCCTATGCGAATTTAGTAATAGATACATTGGCAAGTAGGTCAGGGGTGGGGGAGTACTTTGTTATCCGGGGTAATCAAAACACTACTCGAGGGTTTGTAGCAGATGAAACATGCCTTTGCAGCGGTTTCCGCTACTTTACGGTGATGCCAGGTGTTTTGGAGGGACATTATAGTGGTCTTTGTTGAGTTATGTTGTGGTTCGATTCATATTCCGGGGTGCTTTTTATGGTGAAAGTGGGATGGTTGTTATCTGCTAAATGATGTCATGTGACTATTTTCCAACGATTTCTAGCAACATCCCCATTAAATTGATGGTGTCAATTCCTATATAAAACGCCGGAGCAATGCTTCCAATTCAAAATGAACATTTAAAGAAAATGGGAATATATCACTGTTACCATATATCCCAAATATATCGATCATAAGACACATAATGAAGGGCACAGTGCATTGTTAGTCTATAACATTGACATCTCAACGTCTTCAAATAACCCAGCTGCTTCCTTGGCCAATCTCAGATCCTTGCCCACAAGTCCAATGTCCCGCAGGTACGGGTTGAACACGGACAACAAGTCTGCGAGACACCGCTTCAACGTGTCAAGGACGATGTCCACGTTCGGAACACGACGGGCCGCCGCTTGTGCCTCCGGATTGCCGGATGGAGGGAAGTTGACATCCGTCCAGTGCGCATCCAAGCCCCCGTTGATAAATGCTTCAAGGGTCTTGATTGTGTCCGTAAAGAGACGCACAACACCGGGGACATCGCCCTGGACTGTACCGTAGTTGTCCTCCTGAAGACTTGCGACGAGGAGACGGTTCAGCGATTCAATAGCGTCAATAATCGGGCTCACCGTCGCGTAGGGCGAGCCAAGGACGATGCTAGACAGCCGTCGGGCATACGTCTGCCGGAAAGGTTGACCCAGTGGTGACCGAAGGAACTGTGCAACCAACGGGTGGACATTCTCAGGCTTGGCAGTCGAATCGCCATCAGTGAGCAATCTGATTTCCTGTGTCGACGCAAGCAGCTTCTGTTTTCTCTCTGGACTGAGCACGGCAGTAGATGCACGGTCGAAAACATTGCGAGCCTTAGCACGAGCGACCGGTGTCCAGTCTGACGATTGTCCATACGACTTGGCCGCTGTGCTGAAAGCCTCTCCAAACTTCTCGCGCCGCGAAGCTGCCTCTGGTGACGAAGCAAAGAAGTTGCCCTCCTTGGGAGGCTCTGTTAACCGCGGAAGGCTGTGAATAACGGGTTGAGTCTGTTCGGCTGGCCGGGCGGCGCTTTGCCCTGACGATGGGTTTGTCTTCTCCTCGATCCGGGTAGAGATACCTTTGATCACCTCCGTGGCAGATTGCAAAATCTGCGACCAGGCCGAACCACCTTCACGGTCGATGTCGTTGAGAATCGCTTTCCGGCGGTCTGCAAATTGCTGGCTGATAAGACACAGCTCCCAAAACGCAAACGTCTTGACAGTctccttctttgccttcaATCCGTCCAACAGGCTTCCATTAGGATCTTTAGCATCTCCTGTAAGAGGCTGGCCTCGCTTAAGAGGCTCCTTGCTGATGAACACGGAAAAGAACAGGTTCGAGGTTTGCCAGCAAAGGACAAGCAGCAACCCGGAAACAAGAGAACGGAAAATCAAACCCGGACCGATCGGAGGGATGCGTCCTGGGGGGTCCGCAGCCGACCGTGGGAAATTCCAGAACAGTTTCGCAAAATACATGGTAAAGCTCCATGCTGGACGTCTTAGGAAGAGGGTATAGAAGACAGGACAAATGGCGGCAACAACTGCACTCCTTTTAACGCCGTCTCTAACAAAACCAGGCAAGGCAAGCTGAATCTTCTTGGAAACCGACTCCTGTGGATGTGTTCTTTGATCCTCGGCGGTGGGCGAGCGTTTTGCGATAGTGATAGGAATGCGATCGTAATCGTGGTAGAGATGGAAAACCGACTGGACAACTGCCAGAACCATATGGTAACTGTAGAGGTAGAGGGATCTTTCATTCAAGCTTGCACGTTCGTATGGTCTGCATCAAACGTTAGATTGCGCCCAATGTTGACACCTCGGGATTTAACAGCACGTACTTGCCGCGTTTCACCCACTCAAGCTCTGCACTCAGAGGACGTGACCACTTGTAGATTTCGCTGAACCACCAGGCGGAGAATAGGTACCATCCGAAAGTTTGAATGAAATGTAGAGGGACGAGGTGCTTAACGGTACTGATCGAGGAAGTGGTCGTTCTCGAGCCGATGTGCATTTGACCAACACGCAGGACAAAGACGACCAAGTACGAGAGAAATAGAAGAACAGTACGAATTCCGCATCCGCCAATTGGGAACCATGACCAGAAGACTATGTGACGATGAGCAATTAGCTACTGGTCTCCAAATAGCTGCTCTCGAGGTACTCACAGGATGATTTATCCCCAATCGCAAATGCGACGACGTAGCAGACCAAGACCGCCAGAGCAGAAGCATGAACAAACCTCCGGTGGAGCGCAGAGGTCAAAATGCGCCTATACGGTCGAGGTCGAACAGCAGCCATGGTGGaagctggagaagaaaggacTGCGAGATCTCCGAACAGAGAGACAAAAATAGATAAACAAAATTTCACAGCATGTTCAGGACCGCGGCACCGGTGGTATGACGAATAGCTCCAGTGGAGCAATTTGCGGAAAGCTGGCCGAACGAAGGGCGTTGGGCAGGCGTTGAAAGAAAGCGACGACAAAATGAAGCTTTTCGGATCCAAAAGCATCAAAACACACCAGCCACGTCCCACCACAGCCACATGGTCAGGTGATCCTATTTGTGGCTTCTAGGATGTCTCCACACTAGCTCCAAAATGGACTAGCACGGCTTATCATGTGATAGCGGCCTGTGATTCCGGGCATCCACCGCTTGCCAAAGGCAGCAAAACCACTTCCTCTTGGTATGACTGCATGCTGCACTTCGCTGCATTCCCGTCAACAAACTCACTCCATCCACCTTTTCTGATTATTCATCCGAAGTCATGTCTTTCGATCGCTTGAACTCCCTGGAATCCCAGACTACCCCTCTCCGTCGTTCCGATGATCCCCAGTATCGTGATGATCCCGAATTCCACCGCCTTACGGAGACCCTCTCCAATCAGTTGTTCAACTTGACGTCGAATATTTCTCGCTTGTCAAACCAGATCGCTCTTCTAGGGACTAAAAGGGATACGGATCGCGTGCGCGAACGAGTACatgatctgctggaggaGACCCGCTCGGGATTCAAGGATGTGGGAGACGGTATGAAGAAAGTAAAGGCGTGGGAGGATGTCAATGTATGTTACTGGATATATTACCCAGCGCGGGGTGTCTTCTGTATGTCAAGCTAACACATGTAAATCCAGCCCGCGCAAAAATGGACACAGCAGAAGCTGTCTGCTGAGTTCAAGAGTACCCTGGAGGAATTCCAGACCGTCCAGCGTCGTGCTCTGGAGAAACAGCGAGCATCTGCCGTCGCTGCTCGCACCGCCATGGATGAAGGCGAACTTCCTCCAGCGGACTCAGAGGCTCAACAGCAGCTACAACAACAACAGTTGGAACAGCAGCCCCGCCTTGCAAACCAGAACGAAGTGGACTTCCAAGAATCCTTGATCATTGAGCGAGAGTCGGAAATCCGCAACATCGAGCAAAGCGTTGGAGAACTTAACGAGCTATTCCGGGATGTCGCGCACATTGTTAATGAGCAAGGTAGTCAGCTGGACATCATCGGTGAGAACGTCCAGAATGTCGGATCCAACACCCAGGGCGCGAATTCCGAGCTTCGAAGCGCCAGCCGGTATCAGAAGAATGCGCGGAATAAGGCGTGCTGTCTGCTCGTCATTCTTGCTGTTATCTTGGTCATCATTGTCCTCGCGGCAACTCTTGGATAAGATGGTCCTTATGCTCGATCGTCCCGCGCACTGTGCGCATGCTGTGCTATGATTAGATATCCTGTTTGTTTGTCCATTCGTTACGATATCCCTTTCTCGATGTATACGGCTTATGGTTTGCGATGGACTTGATTTGCTACTTTGCGGTTCCGGCGTTAATGGAGTGGAAGAGACAATATATGCTACGCTTTTTCTTGCCTCGTTTATTTTTAGATATTGTTATCGTACATGACTCGTTGTTATACATGACACAATGGTATAAATTCCACTGAAACTGGTGTTTAACTCCTTGTTCGCCTTCATATATGCAGTCCAAGAAAAGAAGGGGGGGGGAGGTGAAAAGGAATGGAGGGGAGATTGTATGTTTTTCATCTCAACACGTTAGCCAAAGTACCGGTTGAATCGCATTCGCCAACCCTCGAAGCTGTTCAGCTTA from Aspergillus chevalieri M1 DNA, chromosome 2, nearly complete sequence includes:
- a CDS encoding AAA-ATPase Vps4-associated 1 family protein (BUSCO:EOG092651K1;~COG:S;~EggNog:ENOG410PPN4;~InterPro:IPR013640;~PFAM:PF08432), whose amino-acid sequence is MSLQNTWHHRKVAETAAKACFICYKPSSSVLITPDNKDFFYICPAHLKDRNFCSPVVDTAGPEAKGKEEALAREIEKVKMEYEEKQQRKKEKEKGKDGKEKKDADKDKDAKSDEKERDDKINSLRKQEKAQGQGQGSTSTDDSPRVFSLHKNFYQMRVDRLRNIEMAKRNRQRLQDPSLFPSVPSRGL
- a CDS encoding nucleoporin NDC1 (COG:U;~EggNog:ENOG410PIF1;~InterPro:IPR019049;~PFAM:PF09531;~TransMembrane:6 (i21-40o46-72i93-113o146-165i213-232o263-289i)) produces the protein MAAVRPRPYRRILTSALHRRFVHASALAVLVCYVVAFAIGDKSSFFWSWFPIGGCGIRTVLLFLSYLVVFVLRVGQMHIGSRTTTSSISTVKHLVPLHFIQTFGWYLFSAWWFSEIYKWSRPLSAELEWVKRGKPYERASLNERSLYLYSYHMVLAVVQSVFHLYHDYDRIPITIAKRSPTAEDQRTHPQESVSKKIQLALPGFVRDGVKRSAVVAAICPVFYTLFLRRPAWSFTMYFAKLFWNFPRSAADPPGRIPPIGPGLIFRSLVSGLLLVLCWQTSNLFFSVFISKEPLKRGQPLTGDAKDPNGSLLDGLKAKKETVKTFAFWELCLISQQFADRRKAILNDIDREGGSAWSQILQSATEVIKGISTRIEEKTNPSSGQSAARPAEQTQPVIHSLPRLTEPPKEGNFFASSPEAASRREKFGEAFSTAAKSYGQSSDWTPVARAKARNVFDRASTAVLSPERKQKLLASTQEIRLLTDGDSTAKPENVHPLVAQFLRSPLGQPFRQTYARRLSSIVLGSPYATVSPIIDAIESLNRLLVASLQEDNYGTVQGDVPGVVRLFTDTIKTLEAFINGGLDAHWTDVNFPPSGNPEAQAAARRVPNVDIVLDTLKRCLADLLSVFNPYLRDIGLVGKDLRLAKEAAGLFEDVEMSML
- the dspC gene encoding dual specificity phosphatase YVH1 (COG:V;~EggNog:ENOG410PHFA;~InterPro:IPR020422,IPR016278,IPR029021,IPR016130, IPR000387,IPR000340;~PFAM:PF00782;~go_function: GO:0004725 - protein tyrosine phosphatase activity [Evidence IEA];~go_function: GO:0008138 - protein tyrosine/serine/threonine phosphatase activity [Evidence IEA];~go_function: GO:0016791 - phosphatase activity [Evidence IEA];~go_process: GO:0006470 - protein dephosphorylation [Evidence IEA];~go_process: GO:0016311 - dephosphorylation [Evidence IEA]), whose amino-acid sequence is MAMNQIPGHNIFIGGVLSLKNKAALTRANITHLVSVLRLQQADKILQDYQRYNIEVDDVDDENLLQHFPAVIKFIQNGLDTGGSVLVHCAMGKSRSATVCIAYLLHRQPKTQTPESALALLREARPLCEPNEGFMEQLRIYHEMGCPGDDVTGHPLYNRWLYRREVEESVACGRAPEMSSVLFEDEQPHKPQDVDRTTEIKCRKCRRMLATTQFIIPHEQQNNSKPSTECAHVFLHPLTWMRPCLFPNTTPSSDAVYGSHPDDAPLSGRLTCPNSVCGQNIGKFAWQGMQCSCGSWIVPAIGLAKARVDVVNRTNFAARSPAAALGIRLPPGMRPNANAVDETGRGNL
- the znfA gene encoding putative C2H2 finger domain protein (COG:S;~EggNog:ENOG410PH2E;~InterPro:IPR036236,IPR013087); amino-acid sequence: MGFPHLSPPAISIHDVNGGYDKPRVIDRFSQSLPTYPFSSSSPMPIPSKSMSNFSPPPPLPPPSRLADLEDGHDAGWVHANSQGSMSTRKLAPISPSSSLFSGYIHNRRPEATVHSDSMMLDDLEGRQGRVPVPRSPEAQIRIEPPPPMDDGFRNSVGPLPGPASILQGERDFSRRNMKDASDSYDQHLLSKIGKPLSPPQSINEGRMTSTLTIPPRTFGGLPSPGGSDGSMLDVKWQHSPISAGGISPGTKVGWNYLDCRSPSVESSAPSSGVEHDHAGYSYRRRGGRTTPDTLSLPSRSNRGSYDERAFSDVEGDYDDSLPPRLFQVREATPPYLDHMRSGTKRRASSPPREIIADHRGSLHVTTNNGDLSQRRTSGYPFGNNLSVSSTYTPSHGSHSAASSISYRTSGSYSSAGLSVGASSMTSVSPYDRPSPGGLSPGLSPNSDLDSLHDKSIMNPSSPGALPGPAMMRPATSDTLQPPSAAPPRKVSLQNTLTVPKLGGPKVSGLYICDCCPKKPKKFDNPDELRAHEMEKQYSCQFCNNRFKNKNEAERHQNSLHLRRHSWSCAALPNFQAAFHSSATTASSSSSSQSNNNSSSSSHDICGYCGEEFPNLPQPDWDRRFEHLTAVHKFGECNNAKKFFRADHFRQHLKHSHAGTSGKWTNILENACMKEEAPPEKNNASEDGKAGNSGSKTSPSSGC